In Spirobacillus cienkowskii, a genomic segment contains:
- a CDS encoding 3-deoxy-D-manno-octulosonic acid transferase: MIFVYEKFQLIIYYILKFFLFFIRSKKAKRFVELRNPKLFFSSIIEAKKIIDNDVKNQIEYDVFWFHVSSAGEMEQAIPVARKLSENLGVRYFLTYYSPSAEPFLNNFPYKIGYSGLPLDNKKYFNLALNSLNIKKIFFVRYDLWPSLFNSCLDNKVEINLISATLNKSRVGFFAFLSEYINKNYYKNITNIFAVNNHDAQYFMKFSTTKNVFLAGDAKWSRALERANNSSKLKNDKFFNLFYYYCLYNKLILNKKCLVFGSPHQIENNIALQCEGIKDKIFMIYVPHETDHKICNKLLHDFLQAGLKVEFFSKIILKLKDYCERKSIDINVNYNIQDNIIGFKNYNNLDLLNKIQNFNFEFLENYEIIIFDKIGYLAELYELGDIAIVGGGFDGQIHNVLEPAAHGIPVLIGNNFLKSYEASELIEHGAAISFQNSNDLFQFLVQWVSLEGEEVDAMHPVKRLSLARDRAVKLFKNIPDTSEIILNTFLKGKKSSN; this comes from the coding sequence GTGATATTTGTATATGAAAAATTTCAATTAATAATTTATTATATATTGAAATTTTTTTTGTTTTTTATAAGAAGTAAAAAAGCAAAAAGATTTGTTGAACTTAGAAATCCAAAATTATTTTTTAGTAGTATAATTGAAGCAAAAAAAATAATTGATAATGATGTTAAAAACCAAATTGAATATGATGTTTTTTGGTTTCATGTTTCGAGTGCTGGAGAAATGGAGCAAGCAATTCCTGTAGCCAGAAAACTTAGCGAAAATTTAGGTGTTCGCTATTTCTTAACATATTACTCTCCTAGTGCAGAACCTTTTTTAAATAATTTCCCTTATAAAATTGGGTATTCCGGACTTCCTTTAGATAACAAAAAATATTTTAATTTGGCTTTAAATTCATTAAATATTAAAAAAATATTTTTTGTTCGTTATGATTTATGGCCTTCTTTGTTTAATTCTTGTTTAGATAATAAAGTTGAGATTAATTTGATTTCTGCTACTTTAAATAAAAGCAGGGTTGGTTTTTTTGCTTTTTTAAGTGAATATATTAATAAAAATTACTATAAAAATATTACAAATATATTTGCTGTAAACAATCATGATGCCCAATATTTTATGAAATTTTCTACAACTAAAAATGTTTTTTTAGCAGGAGATGCTAAGTGGTCTAGGGCTTTAGAAAGAGCAAATAATTCTTCAAAATTAAAAAACGATAAATTTTTTAATTTATTTTACTATTATTGTTTGTATAATAAGTTGATTTTGAATAAAAAATGCTTGGTTTTTGGTTCTCCTCATCAAATTGAAAATAATATTGCTCTTCAATGTGAAGGAATTAAAGATAAAATTTTTATGATTTATGTTCCACACGAAACAGATCACAAAATTTGTAATAAGTTGTTGCATGATTTTTTACAAGCAGGACTTAAAGTAGAGTTTTTTTCAAAAATTATCTTAAAATTAAAAGATTATTGTGAAAGAAAATCTATAGATATAAATGTAAATTATAATATTCAAGATAATATTATAGGATTTAAAAATTATAATAATTTAGATCTATTAAATAAAATCCAAAATTTTAATTTTGAATTTTTAGAAAATTACGAAATTATAATTTTTGATAAAATTGGTTATTTAGCTGAATTGTATGAGTTAGGAGATATTGCTATAGTTGGAGGGGGCTTTGATGGTCAAATTCATAATGTTCTCGAACCAGCTGCTCATGGAATCCCTGTATTAATTGGTAACAATTTTTTAAAATCTTATGAGGCTAGTGAGCTTATAGAGCATGGTGCGGCAATTTCTTTTCAAAACAGCAATGACTTGTTTCAATTTTTAGTTCAGTGGGTTAGTTTGGAAGGGGAAGAAGTTGATGCCATGCATCCAGTGAAACGTCTGAGCTTAGCAAGAGACAGAGCGGTTAAGCTGTTTAAAAACATTCCTGATACAAGTGAAATTATCTTGAACACCTTTTTAAAGGGTAAGAAAAGTAGCAACTAG
- a CDS encoding BolA family protein: protein MNIQTQIEKKLTTKFNPIFLNVLNESHLHHSSKNSESHFRIEIISKYFDNLSLLARHRAINETITEELMLIKACSMQVMTEEEWLKKNKNLEKSAFCTNKHE, encoded by the coding sequence ATGAATATTCAAACTCAAATTGAAAAAAAACTGACTACAAAATTCAATCCAATTTTTTTAAACGTGTTAAATGAGAGCCACCTTCATCATAGCTCAAAAAATAGTGAGTCACATTTTCGTATAGAGATCATATCGAAATATTTTGATAATTTATCTCTCTTAGCAAGACATCGAGCAATTAATGAAACTATCACAGAAGAATTAATGCTTATAAAAGCGTGTTCAATGCAAGTTATGACAGAAGAAGAATGGCTGAAAAAAAATAAAAATTTAGAAAAATCTGCCTTTTGCACTAATAAACATGAATAA